One region of Mucilaginibacter sp. 14171R-50 genomic DNA includes:
- a CDS encoding DEAD/DEAH box helicase: MVWAEKFKLNKQLVRSVTEAGFATPKEIQLKTLNRIIGGQDVVAIGPGGCGKTTVLVLATLNRFKHSADGVPKALILAPDQEKVFEILAQFDRLNRNKSIRIVSLHPGQTTEQNMDDLADGADIVVATPERARAIYLKLGLNLNKVDFFAVDDAQLIVKKGLQLPVVELANSIGKAQHLVFTEVMHDRLDKMIAPFMELPATIEVEETPEAQLPVHPQMLYHVPNFGTKLNLLNLFLYDEELFTKVIVFANTRLTAETIYKNLTNRLRKAVAMVNPLSFEYNKVNDVSEFKADNNLRVLIVANEGTGDIDVTGIPFIIHVDLPAEQDVYIKHVEDHEVDADDETLALTFATDLELDQVRRIEQATGQKMQKADLPEDLVIDKDRKQKETEKEQKKKPAKADPNQYVPGEAFHQKKPENSKTYNYSSGTKAKMNMKKKHG; encoded by the coding sequence ATGGTGTGGGCAGAGAAATTTAAGCTGAACAAACAGCTGGTACGGTCGGTAACCGAGGCAGGGTTTGCTACCCCGAAAGAAATACAGCTAAAAACACTTAACCGCATTATCGGCGGACAGGATGTTGTTGCCATTGGCCCCGGGGGATGCGGCAAAACCACGGTTTTGGTACTGGCTACCCTGAACCGTTTTAAGCATAGCGCCGATGGCGTACCCAAGGCGTTGATACTGGCCCCCGACCAGGAAAAGGTATTTGAGATACTGGCCCAGTTCGACCGTCTGAACCGGAACAAGTCTATCCGCATAGTAAGTTTGCACCCCGGACAAACCACAGAGCAAAACATGGACGACCTTGCCGACGGCGCTGATATTGTAGTAGCCACGCCTGAACGGGCCCGCGCCATTTATCTGAAACTTGGTTTGAACCTTAATAAGGTTGATTTTTTTGCCGTGGACGATGCGCAGCTTATAGTTAAGAAAGGCCTGCAACTACCTGTTGTTGAACTGGCTAACAGTATAGGTAAAGCCCAGCACCTGGTATTTACCGAAGTAATGCACGACAGGCTCGACAAGATGATAGCGCCCTTTATGGAATTACCCGCTACTATTGAGGTAGAGGAAACGCCCGAGGCCCAGTTGCCCGTACACCCGCAAATGCTATATCATGTTCCTAATTTCGGTACAAAACTAAATTTGCTTAATTTGTTTTTGTACGACGAGGAACTATTTACTAAAGTGATAGTTTTTGCCAATACCCGCCTCACTGCCGAAACCATTTATAAAAATCTTACTAATCGCCTGCGCAAAGCGGTTGCCATGGTAAACCCATTATCATTCGAGTATAATAAGGTTAATGATGTCAGCGAATTTAAAGCCGATAACAACCTGCGGGTGCTGATCGTAGCTAACGAGGGCACCGGTGATATCGATGTTACCGGGATTCCGTTCATTATTCATGTCGACCTGCCTGCTGAACAGGATGTTTACATTAAACATGTTGAAGATCATGAAGTTGACGCAGATGATGAAACCTTAGCTTTAACCTTTGCTACCGATCTTGAACTTGACCAGGTACGCCGCATTGAACAGGCAACCGGTCAAAAAATGCAAAAGGCCGACCTCCCCGAGGACCTGGTTATAGACAAAGACCGAAAACAAAAGGAAACCGAAAAGGAGCAGAAAAAGAAACCCGCCAAAGCCGACCCTAACCAATATGTTCCGGGCGAAGCCTTCCATCAAAAAAAGCCCGAGAACTCAAAAACCTACAACTATAGCTCGGGCACCAAGGCTAAAATGAACATGAAGAAAAAGCACGGGTAA
- a CDS encoding SDR family oxidoreductase, translating into MDLNLKDKVIVVTGGARGIGEGIVRGLAAEGAIPVIIGRSEADNLVVVNDITTKGGRAGQFVAELTRPEECEQAVKAIAEKYGRIDGLVNNAGINDSVSLEHGNYVDFMASLHKNMVHYYLVAHYALPLLKKSKGAILNISSKVADTGQGNTSGYAAANGGRNALTREWAVELLKYGIRVNAVVVAECWTSLYENWINTLPDPLAKRKEIEATIPLGQRMTTTQEIANTVIFLLSDRSSHTTGQIVYVDGGYVHLDRALAGA; encoded by the coding sequence ATGGATCTGAATTTAAAGGACAAAGTAATAGTAGTAACCGGAGGTGCAAGGGGCATTGGCGAAGGTATTGTACGCGGTCTTGCCGCAGAAGGTGCCATCCCTGTGATCATCGGCCGCAGCGAAGCAGACAACCTGGTAGTTGTAAATGATATAACCACAAAAGGCGGCCGCGCAGGACAGTTTGTTGCCGAGCTAACCCGCCCTGAAGAATGCGAGCAGGCCGTGAAGGCCATAGCCGAAAAATACGGCCGCATAGATGGCTTGGTGAACAATGCCGGTATAAACGATAGCGTTAGCTTAGAGCATGGCAATTATGTTGATTTTATGGCATCGCTCCATAAAAATATGGTGCATTACTACCTGGTGGCGCATTATGCTTTGCCTTTGCTAAAGAAATCAAAGGGCGCTATCCTCAACATATCTTCTAAAGTGGCAGATACAGGCCAGGGTAATACATCGGGCTATGCCGCTGCAAATGGCGGCCGCAATGCGCTTACCCGCGAATGGGCAGTTGAGTTGCTGAAATATGGCATACGGGTTAACGCGGTTGTGGTTGCCGAGTGCTGGACGTCGCTTTACGAAAATTGGATAAATACCCTGCCTGACCCTTTAGCCAAGCGGAAAGAGATAGAAGCCACTATACCTTTGGGGCAGCGCATGACCACCACCCAGGAAATTGCTAATACCGTTATATTCCTGCTATCAGACCGTTCCAGCCACACCACCGGGCAAATTGTGTATGTGGATGGTGGGTATGTGCATTTAGACAGGGCGCTGGCAGGTGCATAG
- a CDS encoding glycoside hydrolase family 172 protein, with translation MKKTFLLAGLLSILCITARAQQKFNGLDANLGNIYRTSDAVSRSISPENFNGEKGKGGMATTGTGAAASRDLGPTWKVSPSVIIKKHTTYTVAEINGEGAIQHIWMTPTGNWRNSIIRFYWDDETTPSVESPVGDFFCMGWGKYAPVTSLAVVVNPGSAFNCYWPMPFRKKCRITMENIDDQDMVLYYQVDYTLTKVPDDAAYFHAQFRRINPLPYKKDYVLVDSIQGKGQYVGTYMAYGSNKNGWWGEGEIKFFMDGDTKYPTIIGTGTEDYFCGSYDFDTRKKRDDGSEGTEYTEFSGPYTGLPQVIRGDGHYNVAQRFGMYRWHITDPIRFEKNLKVTIQALGWRSGGRYLPLQDDIASVVFWYQTGPHGPFPKLPSKDELEIN, from the coding sequence ATGAAGAAGACTTTCTTATTAGCAGGGCTGCTCAGCATCCTTTGCATCACTGCGCGCGCGCAGCAAAAGTTTAATGGCTTAGATGCTAACCTGGGTAACATTTACCGCACATCCGATGCGGTGAGCCGCTCCATCAGCCCCGAAAATTTTAACGGTGAAAAGGGCAAAGGCGGCATGGCTACTACCGGCACCGGCGCCGCGGCCTCGCGCGACCTGGGCCCAACCTGGAAGGTGAGCCCGAGCGTTATCATTAAAAAACACACCACCTACACCGTTGCCGAAATTAACGGCGAAGGCGCTATACAGCATATCTGGATGACGCCTACCGGCAACTGGCGCAATTCTATCATCCGTTTTTATTGGGATGATGAAACCACGCCGTCGGTGGAGTCGCCCGTTGGCGATTTCTTTTGCATGGGCTGGGGCAAGTACGCGCCGGTAACCTCGCTGGCCGTAGTGGTAAACCCCGGCAGCGCCTTTAACTGTTACTGGCCAATGCCGTTCCGCAAAAAATGCCGCATCACCATGGAAAATATCGACGACCAGGATATGGTACTGTACTACCAGGTTGATTATACGCTGACCAAAGTACCCGATGATGCCGCTTATTTTCACGCCCAGTTCAGGCGCATAAACCCGCTGCCATATAAAAAGGATTATGTATTGGTGGATAGCATTCAAGGCAAAGGCCAGTACGTTGGTACTTACATGGCGTATGGTTCAAACAAGAACGGCTGGTGGGGCGAAGGCGAGATCAAGTTTTTTATGGATGGGGATACCAAGTACCCAACTATTATAGGCACCGGTACCGAAGATTATTTTTGCGGATCTTATGATTTTGATACCCGTAAAAAGCGCGATGATGGCAGCGAAGGAACTGAATACACGGAGTTTAGTGGCCCTTATACCGGTTTGCCCCAGGTGATACGCGGCGATGGGCATTATAACGTGGCGCAGCGCTTTGGCATGTACCGCTGGCACATCACCGACCCCATACGGTTCGAGAAGAATTTAAAAGTAACCATACAAGCCTTAGGATGGCGCAGCGGGGGCAGGTATCTGCCCTTGCAGGATGATATTGCTTCGGTGGTTTTTTGGTACCAGACCGGGCCGCACGGGCCGTTCCCTAAGCTGCCATCGAAAGACGAACTGGAGATAAACTGA
- a CDS encoding arylesterase: MHNKFRIILAIVLTITIAGCGSKSAKTDTLATDSAKTAAPASTKNILVFGDSLTAGYGLDDPSQSYAGVLQTKIDSAKLPYTIINGGVSGETSAGGKNRIDWLLKQPVDVFVLELGANDGLRGIPVKETTKNLQTIIDKVKAKYPNAKLVMLGMQVPPNMGPAYVRDFKNMFPQLATKNNMALVPFLLQGVGGVRALNQQDGIHPTAEGAKILAANVWDMLKGVL; the protein is encoded by the coding sequence CTGCGGCAGCAAATCGGCCAAAACAGATACCCTTGCAACGGACAGCGCTAAAACAGCGGCCCCGGCATCAACCAAAAACATTTTAGTTTTTGGCGACAGCTTAACCGCGGGCTACGGACTGGATGACCCATCACAATCTTACGCGGGCGTTTTGCAAACTAAAATAGATTCCGCTAAGCTGCCTTATACCATTATAAACGGCGGCGTTAGCGGCGAAACATCTGCCGGGGGCAAAAACCGTATCGACTGGCTGCTGAAGCAACCTGTTGATGTATTTGTGCTGGAACTCGGCGCAAACGATGGGCTGCGCGGCATCCCGGTAAAAGAGACTACCAAAAATCTGCAAACCATTATTGATAAGGTAAAAGCCAAATACCCCAACGCTAAACTGGTAATGCTGGGCATGCAGGTGCCCCCAAATATGGGGCCTGCATACGTAAGGGATTTTAAAAATATGTTCCCACAACTAGCTACCAAAAATAATATGGCGCTGGTGCCTTTTCTTTTACAAGGGGTTGGCGGCGTGCGGGCGCTTAATCAGCAAGATGGCATCCATCCCACTGCCGAAGGCGCTAAAATATTAGCAGCTAACGTTTGGGATATGTTAAAAGGGGTATTGTAG
- a CDS encoding DUF6786 family protein, whose amino-acid sequence MTHFRNLLFALPILAVSCSQNAKKEQANIADTALLANGTFGYDLSFLQKHDSVIVLKSSDSMAQIIVSPKYQAKVFTSTANGADGRSFGWVNYKTFDAKPDEHMNAFGGEDRLWLGPEGGKFSLYFKPGTKMEFANWHTPPAIDNESWQLVSKSDNEVAMSKTTEMLNYANTLLKIKLDRTVKLFSTDDIQKMLGINAEHKVKAVGFSTTNTITNNGDKAWDKTTGAPCLWNLDMFSPSEKTVIVVPYHENTTGKVATTDYFGQIPPDRVKYNKGILLFKADGKSRGKLGMPPNRAKNMAGSYDPQNKVLTITMYDVDGKGTYLNQEWTPDKPPFTGDAVNAYNDGPLATGGQMGPFYEIESVSPAAFLKPGQKLTHNHSVFHFTGDEAQLNQIALKTLGISLKDIQAAFK is encoded by the coding sequence ATGACGCATTTTCGCAATTTGTTATTTGCGTTGCCAATATTGGCTGTATCATGCTCGCAAAACGCTAAAAAGGAGCAGGCCAATATCGCCGACACCGCACTATTGGCCAACGGCACGTTTGGTTACGACCTGAGCTTTCTGCAAAAGCACGACAGCGTTATTGTATTAAAAAGCAGCGATAGTATGGCGCAGATCATCGTATCGCCAAAGTACCAGGCAAAGGTATTTACCTCGACCGCTAATGGTGCCGATGGCCGCAGCTTTGGCTGGGTGAATTATAAAACCTTTGATGCCAAACCCGATGAACACATGAATGCCTTTGGCGGCGAAGACCGCCTGTGGCTTGGTCCCGAGGGTGGCAAATTCTCGCTTTACTTTAAGCCCGGCACCAAAATGGAATTTGCCAACTGGCACACACCGCCGGCTATTGATAACGAAAGCTGGCAACTGGTATCAAAAAGCGATAACGAGGTTGCCATGAGCAAAACCACCGAAATGCTTAACTATGCTAACACGCTGCTAAAAATAAAGTTAGACCGTACAGTGAAATTGTTCAGTACGGATGATATCCAAAAAATGCTGGGTATCAACGCGGAACATAAAGTAAAAGCAGTGGGCTTCAGCACAACTAATACCATTACCAATAACGGCGATAAAGCCTGGGATAAAACTACCGGCGCGCCATGCCTTTGGAACCTGGATATGTTTTCGCCATCTGAAAAAACGGTTATTGTAGTGCCTTACCACGAAAATACAACCGGCAAGGTTGCCACCACCGATTATTTTGGGCAGATACCCCCCGACAGGGTTAAATATAATAAAGGCATATTGCTTTTTAAGGCCGATGGTAAAAGCAGGGGCAAGCTGGGCATGCCGCCAAACCGGGCCAAAAACATGGCGGGCAGCTACGATCCGCAAAACAAAGTGCTAACCATTACTATGTATGATGTAGACGGCAAAGGCACTTACCTTAACCAGGAGTGGACACCCGATAAGCCCCCGTTTACTGGCGATGCGGTAAACGCCTATAACGATGGTCCGCTGGCAACGGGCGGGCAAATGGGGCCGTTTTACGAGATCGAAAGTGTTTCGCCGGCAGCATTTTTAAAGCCCGGCCAAAAGCTTACGCATAACCATAGTGTATTCCATTTTACCGGCGATGAAGCACAATTGAACCAGATCGCGCTAAAAACGCTCGGAATTTCATTAAAGGATATACAAGCTGCCTTTAAATAA
- the fucP gene encoding L-fucose:H+ symporter permease, protein MSKDKSLAAVALITSLFFIWGFALNLNPILIPHLKKACQLTDFQSSLIDSASYIAYFLLPIPAAQFMKKYGYKGGIILGLLLFSVGAMLFYPAAAVRNYAFFLGALFVVFSGMAFLETAANPLITLIGDPRGSAIRINLAQSFNGFAAVSATTFGGMFILSGKTLSPAEEKAMSPEQLNQYLNHEASAVQMPFVIISIVVFLVAIMVWRTAFPKIKEESSVELAEERRPLGARILELTKDKHLMSGVLAEFFYVGAQACVSSFFIRFSERVAGFAEKPASVNLAIAFGMFMAGRFIGTLLMKFFNPVKLLVTYAIINIILIGAAVSLKGPAAVYTLMGVWFFMSIMFPTIFSLSIRDLGSKTKLGSSLVIMGIVGGAVLPPIMGRISDASNIQLSYLVPGVCFVGILRFALKNLRVKKVEIVAGH, encoded by the coding sequence ATGTCAAAAGACAAAAGCTTAGCTGCCGTAGCGCTTATTACCTCCCTGTTTTTTATCTGGGGCTTCGCACTAAACCTTAATCCCATATTAATTCCTCATCTAAAAAAAGCCTGCCAGCTTACCGATTTCCAATCGTCGCTGATAGACTCTGCATCGTACATAGCTTACTTTTTGCTGCCCATACCGGCCGCGCAGTTTATGAAAAAGTATGGTTACAAGGGTGGTATTATATTAGGGCTGCTGCTGTTCTCGGTAGGGGCTATGCTGTTTTACCCGGCTGCAGCGGTGCGCAACTACGCGTTCTTTTTAGGCGCATTGTTTGTCGTTTTTTCGGGGATGGCATTTTTGGAAACAGCTGCAAACCCGTTGATCACCCTTATCGGCGACCCCAGGGGCTCTGCCATCCGCATTAACCTTGCACAGTCGTTCAATGGTTTTGCGGCGGTATCGGCAACTACTTTTGGGGGCATGTTTATCCTTTCGGGGAAAACCTTGAGCCCGGCCGAGGAAAAAGCCATGTCGCCTGAACAACTGAACCAGTATTTAAATCATGAAGCATCTGCCGTGCAGATGCCATTTGTGATCATAAGCATCGTGGTTTTTTTGGTGGCGATAATGGTGTGGCGTACTGCTTTCCCCAAAATAAAGGAAGAAAGCAGCGTTGAGCTGGCGGAGGAACGCAGGCCTTTAGGTGCACGCATACTTGAGCTTACCAAGGATAAGCACCTGATGTCGGGCGTATTGGCCGAGTTTTTTTACGTTGGCGCGCAGGCCTGTGTTAGCAGTTTCTTCATCCGTTTTAGCGAGCGGGTAGCCGGCTTTGCAGAAAAACCTGCTTCGGTTAATCTGGCCATAGCCTTTGGCATGTTTATGGCCGGCAGGTTTATAGGTACTTTATTGATGAAGTTTTTTAACCCGGTTAAGCTGCTGGTTACTTATGCAATCATCAACATTATATTAATTGGCGCGGCGGTTAGTTTAAAAGGCCCGGCCGCTGTTTATACGTTGATGGGCGTTTGGTTCTTTATGTCTATCATGTTCCCAACCATATTCTCGTTAAGCATTCGTGACCTGGGGTCAAAAACCAAGCTGGGGTCCTCATTAGTGATCATGGGTATTGTAGGCGGCGCAGTGTTGCCGCCAATAATGGGCAGGATATCTGACGCGTCGAACATACAGCTTTCGTACCTCGTGCCGGGCGTTTGTTTTGTGGGGATTTTAAGGTTTGCCTTAAAGAACCTGAGAGTAAAAAAGGTAGAGATAGTAGCCGGACACTGA
- a CDS encoding fumarylacetoacetate hydrolase family protein, which translates to MKLYKTINGILLEHEGGFFVIDSQWDALVNRDRLETHLKSLAGTAKKLTDEDSRLWLSAGSILPPIGGQEVWAAGVTYLQSRDARMEESETAASLYDLVYDAVRPELFFKSVASRVSGHLKEVYIRKDSTWDVPEPELTLFVNANGNIQGYTIGNDMSSRSIEGENALYLPQAKIYEKSAALGPCLYVSETPIPAESAIKMTISRNGQAAFSDMTTVSRIKRSFTELTGFLFAETNFLQGCYLMTGTCLVPPQTFTLQEGDVVEISIDHIGTMVNTVAINPKHKK; encoded by the coding sequence ATGAAATTATACAAAACCATCAATGGCATCCTGCTGGAGCACGAAGGCGGTTTTTTTGTAATAGATTCCCAATGGGATGCCCTTGTTAACCGCGACCGGTTGGAAACCCACCTAAAAAGCCTTGCAGGCACGGCAAAAAAATTAACTGACGAAGATAGCCGACTGTGGCTAAGTGCGGGCAGTATTTTGCCGCCAATAGGCGGTCAGGAAGTTTGGGCCGCGGGGGTTACCTATCTGCAAAGTCGCGACGCACGGATGGAAGAATCTGAAACCGCGGCCAGCCTGTACGATTTGGTTTATGATGCCGTACGGCCCGAGCTGTTTTTTAAATCGGTGGCATCAAGGGTATCGGGGCATTTAAAAGAAGTTTATATCCGCAAGGATTCAACATGGGATGTGCCCGAGCCGGAGCTTACCCTGTTTGTAAATGCAAACGGCAATATCCAGGGTTATACCATAGGTAACGATATGAGCTCGCGCAGCATCGAGGGAGAGAATGCCTTGTATCTGCCGCAGGCTAAGATCTACGAAAAAAGCGCCGCGCTTGGCCCTTGCCTGTATGTAAGCGAAACGCCTATCCCCGCAGAATCAGCTATAAAAATGACCATCAGCAGGAATGGGCAGGCGGCCTTCAGCGACATGACTACCGTGTCGCGCATCAAACGCTCGTTCACCGAATTAACCGGGTTTTTATTTGCCGAGACAAATTTTTTGCAGGGATGCTATTTAATGACAGGCACTTGCCTGGTACCGCCGCAAACCTTTACACTGCAGGAGGGCGACGTGGTAGAAATAAGCATTGATCATATTGGCACCATGGTAAACACTGTTGCCATCAACCCGAAACATAAAAAGTAA
- a CDS encoding glycoside hydrolase family 97 protein, whose amino-acid sequence MLRSFLVLFITVAAANCYAATVQQQLYSPDKNIRVDINTVKGLTYTVYADGTRIILPSVIDMELLTSQKLSQGLRIKSMSRRRVNEVITAPVPDKRKQIPEVYNELTIQFKNGFGVIFRVYNDGVAYRITTGFKNEITVKDETAKFSFPAGAHAYAPIIHKREGQDVYHTSFEEQYPYKALDSLSADSFMYSPVLVALDKGFKVGLTESDLDDYPGMFLRGNSASTLTASFAPYPLKERVQPGDYPQKVVAERANYIATTQGTRSFPWRVMIIARQDKELPGNDLVYRLASPSKIKDTSWIHPGQSTDEWIIDINLFNVPFKAGLNTASYKYYIDFAKRFGFERIMMDAGWSDNNDLFKINPAINMDTLAAYAKKQGVKLSMWTLSMTLDRQLDSALKQFQKWGVDFIMTDFIDRDDQPVLNFYKRITQACADKHIMTMFHGAYPPKGFNRTYPNNITREGVLGSEYNIWSDKPTPAHNLTLPFTRMLAGPMDYEPGLLNNAAQGRFIQQKGNPMSQGTRSNQLAMFVVYDNPLQIFSGNPSQGYLEPKFMELLGSLPTVWDETVILDAKVASYIVTARKKGNQWFIAGMTVDARDISVDLDLLDSATYDAVICTDGVNADHYGSDYSIDTKHLTKKDKLPIHMAAGGGFLIKLTGKERDTY is encoded by the coding sequence ATGCTTAGATCGTTCCTCGTGTTATTCATTACCGTTGCGGCTGCAAACTGCTATGCCGCCACGGTGCAGCAACAGTTGTATTCGCCCGATAAAAATATCCGTGTGGATATCAATACTGTAAAAGGGCTTACCTACACAGTTTATGCAGATGGTACACGTATCATTTTACCATCGGTAATTGATATGGAACTGCTAACCAGCCAAAAGCTATCGCAGGGCTTACGGATTAAAAGCATGAGCCGCCGCCGGGTAAACGAGGTGATAACAGCGCCCGTACCCGATAAGCGTAAACAGATACCCGAGGTTTATAATGAGTTGACCATACAGTTTAAAAACGGCTTCGGGGTTATCTTCAGGGTTTATAACGATGGGGTGGCCTACCGCATAACAACCGGTTTTAAAAATGAGATAACGGTAAAGGACGAAACCGCAAAATTCAGTTTCCCCGCCGGGGCACATGCTTATGCCCCCATCATTCACAAGCGCGAGGGGCAGGATGTGTACCACACCAGTTTTGAAGAACAGTACCCATACAAGGCGCTGGATAGCCTTTCGGCAGATAGCTTTATGTATTCGCCGGTGCTGGTAGCATTAGACAAGGGTTTTAAGGTAGGCCTTACCGAATCTGATCTTGATGATTACCCGGGGATGTTCCTGCGTGGAAATAGTGCTTCGACCCTTACGGCCAGTTTTGCACCATACCCGCTAAAAGAGCGAGTACAACCGGGCGATTACCCGCAAAAGGTTGTAGCGGAGCGTGCAAATTATATTGCAACAACACAGGGCACGCGAAGTTTCCCGTGGCGGGTAATGATCATAGCCCGGCAGGATAAAGAACTCCCGGGTAACGACCTGGTTTACCGCCTGGCCTCACCATCAAAAATTAAGGATACATCCTGGATCCACCCCGGCCAAAGCACTGATGAATGGATCATAGATATCAATCTTTTTAATGTGCCGTTCAAGGCCGGGCTAAACACGGCATCGTATAAATACTATATTGATTTTGCCAAACGCTTTGGTTTCGAGCGGATAATGATGGATGCCGGGTGGAGCGATAACAACGACCTGTTTAAGATAAACCCGGCCATCAACATGGATACGCTTGCCGCCTACGCCAAAAAGCAGGGTGTTAAGCTAAGCATGTGGACGCTATCCATGACACTGGACCGCCAGTTGGACAGCGCCTTAAAACAGTTTCAAAAATGGGGGGTGGATTTTATCATGACCGATTTTATCGACCGCGACGACCAGCCCGTACTTAATTTTTATAAACGCATTACACAGGCCTGTGCCGATAAGCATATCATGACCATGTTTCATGGCGCTTACCCGCCAAAGGGTTTTAACCGCACTTATCCGAACAATATTACCCGCGAAGGCGTGCTGGGCAGTGAATATAATATCTGGTCGGACAAGCCCACGCCGGCGCATAATTTAACGCTGCCCTTTACCCGCATGCTGGCCGGGCCGATGGATTACGAACCCGGGTTGCTCAATAATGCCGCTCAGGGCCGGTTTATACAGCAAAAAGGCAACCCCATGAGCCAGGGCACACGAAGCAATCAGCTGGCCATGTTTGTAGTGTACGATAACCCGCTGCAAATATTTTCGGGCAACCCGTCGCAGGGATACCTGGAGCCAAAATTTATGGAGCTGCTGGGCAGCCTGCCTACCGTTTGGGACGAAACCGTCATCCTGGATGCAAAAGTAGCCAGCTACATTGTAACAGCCCGTAAAAAGGGCAATCAATGGTTTATAGCCGGTATGACTGTCGATGCCAGGGATATCAGTGTTGATCTGGATTTGCTGGACAGCGCAACTTACGATGCTGTTATCTGTACAGACGGTGTCAATGCCGATCATTACGGATCAGATTACAGTATCGATACCAAACACCTCACCAAAAAAGATAAATTGCCCATACACATGGCGGCGGGCGGGGGCTTTTTAATAAAACTAACCGGTAAAGAGCGCGATACTTATTAA